Proteins from a single region of Argiope bruennichi chromosome 6, qqArgBrue1.1, whole genome shotgun sequence:
- the LOC129972049 gene encoding gastrula zinc finger protein XlCGF48.2-like, whose translation MDQYPCKRCGRTVTDDENHPCFRHKKFDYRNSLQRPVESDKHRDEVKDKSMENSNENTRCLSGDAGQNKNKKSELMNLSLFQNNERVNSVSSKDNSCTAFSKNFINKQLTNSCDSSYSDPISDVQMTEVQTNENESVTTFAENDESRYRLENDQSETFEKTIVVTGSSGVDIKKQRILGVPDLIYGTTDEECKMSFENSKSQSLKKDKNYFMDALEYVIINALSDNNNISGSANSTVNPDLLPGSNESKNGKRKLAENVNDENISLQMYYQSHNKNEKMSTDEKEPISSKKEVDAVAGPSGFCPRKKKFPETFSGKDNLKTSYRTGTGDKPFMCNVCKKEFSYKSYLDRHYLTHTGERPFVCDFCEKGFAHKGHLNTHVRTHTGDKPFVCDVCNEAFARKDNLKTHARTHTGE comes from the coding sequence atgGATCAATACCCTTGCAAACGTTGCGGTAGAACAGTGACAGACGATGAGAATCACCCTTGCTTCCGTCACAAGAAATTTGACTACAGGAATTCACTACAACGGCCAGTAGAATCGGATAAACACCGTGACGAAGTAAAAGACAAATCTATGGAGAATTCGAATGAAAATACTCGGTGTTTAAGTGGAGATGCtggacaaaacaaaaataaaaaatctgagcTCATGAATTTGTcgctttttcaaaataatgaaagagtTAATTCGGTTTCCTCAAAGGACAACAGCTGTACGGcgttttcaaagaatttcattaataaacaacTAACGAATTCTTGTGATAGTTCATATTCTGATCCCATTTCAGATGTTCAGATGACTGAAGTCCAAACTAATGAAAATGAATCTGTCACGACTTTTGCAGAAAATGATGAATCTCGTTACAGACTTGAAAATGACCAAAGcgaaacttttgaaaaaactaTAGTTGTCACCGGATCAAGTGGTGTCGAcataaaaaagcaaagaatattAGGTGTACCAGACTTGATCTATGGAACAACTGATGAAGAATGtaaaatgtcatttgaaaataGCAAATCGCAGtctttgaaaaaagataaaaattattttatggatgcTCTAGAATATGTTATCATAAATGCTctttcagataataataatatttctggtTCTGCGAATTCGACTGTGAATCCTGATCTGCTACCAGGAAGTAACGAGTCAAAAAATGGCAAAAGGAAATTAGCAGAgaatgtaaatgatgaaaatatttcactaCAAATGTATTATCAGAGCCACAATAAGAACGAGAAAATGTCTACCGACGAGAAGGAACCAATTTCTTCCAAGAAAGAAGTCGATGCTGTGGCTGGGCCTTCCGGATTCTGTCCTCGTAAAAAGAAATTTCCTGAGACCTTCAGTGGGAAAGATAATCTTAAAACTAGTTATCGAACAGGTACTGGCGACAAGCCGTTCATGTGCAATGTATGTAAGAAAGAATTCTCTTATAAATCATATCTCGACCGACATTATCTAACCCACACAGGTGAAAGACCTTTCGTGTGCGACTTCTGTGAAAAAGGTTTTGCTCATAAGGGTCATCTTAATACACATGTTAGGACCCACACCGGTGACAAaccttttgtatgtgatgtttgtAATGAAGCTTTCGCTCGAAAGGATAATCTTAAAACACATGCTCGTACCCACACTGGAGAATAA